From the genome of Pseudarthrobacter sp. NIBRBAC000502772:
CCTCATGGGCGAGGACATCGGTACCCTCGGCGGTGTTTTCCGGGTGACCGACGGCCTCCAGAAGGATTTCGGCACCCACCGTGTGGTGGACACCCCGCTGGCCGAGTCGGCCATCATGGGCACCGCCGTCGGCCTCGCCTACCGCGGTTACCGCCCGGTGGTGGAGATCCAGTTCGACGGCTTTATCTACCCTGCCTTCGACCAGATCGTGAGCCAGGTGGCAAAGCTGCACTACCGCACCCAGGGGGCCGTGAAGATGCCCATCACCATCCGCGTCCCGTTCGGAGGCGGCATCGGCTCACCCGAGCACCACTCGGAGTCGCCCGAGGCGTACTTCACGCATACCTCGGGGCTTCGCGTGGTCAGCGTCTCCAACCCGCAGGATGCCCACACCGTGATCCAGCAGGCCATCCTGTCCGATGACCCGGTACTGTACTTCGAACCCAAGCGCCGCTACCACGACAAGGGTGAAGTGGATGAGGGCATCGATCCGCGCACCGCGCTGCCCATGGACTCCGCCCGCGTTGTCACCGAGGGCACGGACGTGACGCTTGTGGCCTACGGGCCGTTGGTGAAGACGGCCAAGGACGCAGCAACCGCGGCCGCCGACGAAGGCATCTCCATCGAGGTCATTGACCTGCGCTCGCTGGCACCCGTGGACTACGCCACCGTTGAAGCATCTGTCCGGAAAACAGGCAGGCTGGTGGTCACCCATGAAGCCGGCCAGTCCGGTGGCCTGGGCGCCGAAGTTGCGGCCAGCATTACCGAGCGGTGCTTCTACCACCTCGAAACCGCCCCCGTCCGTATCACCGGGTTCGATATTCCCTACCCGTACTCCAAGCTCGAAATGCACCATCTGCCCGGCCTGGACCGGATCCTCGACGGCGTGGACCGCGCCCTCGGACGCCCGAACTCCCTCAGCGGGTTGGAAGGATGAGCGCCACCATGATCAAGGAATTCAGGCTCCCGGACCTCGGCGAAGGCCTCACGGAATCAGAAATCCTCAGCTGGAAAGTGGCAGTGGGGGACACGGTGACGCTGAACCAGGTCATCGCCGAGGTGGAAACCGCAAAGGCCGTAGTGGAGCTGCCGTCACCGTTCGCGGGCGTGATCACTGCGCTCCATGAAGAGCCGGGAACAATCGTGGAGGTGGGCAAGCCGATCGTCTCCTTCGAAGTAGCGGACGACGGCGGCGCCTCACCTGCAGGGGCTGCGCCCGCCGGGGCGGCCACTGCTGCAGCGGGGACCGCGAAACGCGAGCCGAACCTGGTTGGGTACGGCGCCGTCGTCGAAAGCTCAGGCCGTCCCGCCCGCCGGGCCCGCACGTTCGCCACCCCGGCGGTTGAGCCTGTTCGCGGCCCCGTGGTTGAGCCTGTCAGGAGCGAAACCGAGCCTGTCGACACCGACACCGCGGAGCGTCCCCGCTCCACCCCGCCGGTCCGGAAGCTGGCCAAGGACCTCGGCGTCGAGCTGGCCGCGGTCGCGGGCACCGGAGCCGGCGGCCTGATCACGCGGGAGGATGTCCAGAATTTTGTTGGCGGCGGCGAATTGTCCGCACCGGTACGCCATCTTTCCGCCGTATCCGGTTCGGATTCCCCCACTGGACTGGCGCCACAGGGTGGGCGGGAAGTCCGGACTCCCATCAAGGGTGTCCGCAAGTTCACGGCCGCCGCGATGGTGGCAAGTGCGTTCACGGCTCCCCACGCGACGGAATTCCTCACGGTGGATGTCACGCCCACCATGGACCTGCTGGCCAAGCTGAAGAC
Proteins encoded in this window:
- a CDS encoding alpha-ketoacid dehydrogenase subunit beta; translated protein: MTQMTFARAINSGLRKSLENDPKVILMGEDIGTLGGVFRVTDGLQKDFGTHRVVDTPLAESAIMGTAVGLAYRGYRPVVEIQFDGFIYPAFDQIVSQVAKLHYRTQGAVKMPITIRVPFGGGIGSPEHHSESPEAYFTHTSGLRVVSVSNPQDAHTVIQQAILSDDPVLYFEPKRRYHDKGEVDEGIDPRTALPMDSARVVTEGTDVTLVAYGPLVKTAKDAATAAADEGISIEVIDLRSLAPVDYATVEASVRKTGRLVVTHEAGQSGGLGAEVAASITERCFYHLETAPVRITGFDIPYPYSKLEMHHLPGLDRILDGVDRALGRPNSLSGLEG
- a CDS encoding dihydrolipoamide acetyltransferase family protein → MSATMIKEFRLPDLGEGLTESEILSWKVAVGDTVTLNQVIAEVETAKAVVELPSPFAGVITALHEEPGTIVEVGKPIVSFEVADDGGASPAGAAPAGAATAAAGTAKREPNLVGYGAVVESSGRPARRARTFATPAVEPVRGPVVEPVRSETEPVDTDTAERPRSTPPVRKLAKDLGVELAAVAGTGAGGLITREDVQNFVGGGELSAPVRHLSAVSGSDSPTGLAPQGGREVRTPIKGVRKFTAAAMVASAFTAPHATEFLTVDVTPTMDLLAKLKTSRAFSGYKLTPLTMVAKAVLIALRRNPSLNSRWEEASQEIVQFNYVNLGIAAATPRGLTVPNIKDADTLSLLELSAALTGLTETARAGKTAPADLSGGTISITNIGVFGIDAGTPILNPGEAAILAMGAVRKMPWEFQDEVALRQVMTLSLSFDHRLVDGEQGSRFLADVGAILAEPGMVLTMV